The Streptomyces sp. NBC_00775 genome includes the window CGCCAAGGCGATCGCGGGAGCCGGCACCCCGACGCTCGCGTTCGTGCTGGACGACATCACCGGCCCGTCGTTCGCGCACATGGCGCACGGGGTGGAGCGCGAAGCGACCCGGCTCGGGCATCTGTGCCTGGTGTGCAGCACGGACGGCGACGCCGAACACCAGCTGGAGTTCATCGAGATGATGCGCGCCCAGCGGGCCGCCGCGGTGATCCTGGTCGGCGGCGCCACCGACACCGCCGAGTACCGCGAGCGAATGGCCCGCATCGCCGACTCACTGGCGTCGGCGGGATCGCGGCTCGTCCTGTGCGGACGCCCGCCGCTCGCGCCCGGGACGCCGGTCACCGTCATCGAGTACGACAACGAGGGCGGCGCCTACGCCCTGTGCGCGCACGTCCTGGCCCAGGGCCACCGGCGGGTGCTGTTCCTGGGAGGCCTCGCGGACAACACCACGGCCCAGGGCCGCGAAAGCGGCTATCTCGCCGCCCACCGGGCCCGCGGCCTCGACCCGGACCCGGCGCTGCGGCTGTACGGCGACTTCACCCGCGACTCCGGCCACCGCCTGATGCGCCAAGCCCTCACGCAGGGGCTGGAGTTCACCGCCGTCATGGCCTCCACCGACATGGTCGCCTCCGGCGCGCTGACCGCCCTCCACGAAGCGGGCCTGCGCGTCCCGGCCGACGTCTCCCTCGCCGGTTACGACGACATCGCCTTCGCCCGGGACCTGCACCCCCCGCTCACCACCGTCCACGTCCCCTACGAGGAACTCGGCCGCCTCGCCGTCCGCACCGCCCTCGGCCGCACCCCGGACGCCCCGAACGAACACCTTCTCCTCGGGACGCACGTCGTGATCCGCGATTCGGTGGCCCCAGTGGAGCGGGGGACGGTGAGTGACGGCGGGCCCGACGGTGTCCCGACGTCACCACCGCCCGGCGCCGCCGGAGCGACGGAAGCGGCGTACGGCTGACAGCGGTGCCGTAGCCCGCGAGGACGAACCGGCGGGTCCACGCGCCGTGGTGGTGGATTCCGAAAGGCCGGCGGGCGTGCCCGGCACCTTGCCCGACTCGGCGTCCCACAGGGCGAGTTCGCGGTCACGCGGTCCGTGGACGGTGTGGGGCTCGCCCGTGCCGAAGATACGGACCGGGTGCGAGGCGTCCCACGCGGCCCAGCCGGGGTCACCGTCGACCGCGAACCGTACCCACGCCGTGTGCATGGCCTCGGCCAGCTCCTGCGGGGCGCCCGGACCCGCGAGCTTCGCCGACTCCGGTACGTCGGCGGTGTCGAAGACGAAGCCCAGCTCCAGGGCGTGGCAGGCACCGAGGTCCGGCACGTTCGAGGGCCATGCGAACTCATACACGTACGCGGGGGTCCGTCCGCGGCGCGCGTCCGCGAGGCGGTGCAGCGGCACCCGCAGGAGATGGTCGGTGACCATCTGGCCGACGAGGTCCGCGGTGCCCGCGTCCGGGTGGATGGCGCGGTAGCCGCGGGGCACCTCGTGACCGCAGTGGCAACGGGCCATCGCGCCGGCCAGGGCCACGGGTCCGAGCAGGTCGACCCGCTCCAGCAGACCTCCCGGGACCAGCCACAGCCGGTACTCCTCACTCGTCCAGCCCAGCAGCAGGTCGATGTCCGGCGCGGCACCCTCGACCAGGGCCTCCAGCGGATCGCGTGGGACGACGTCGCCGTCGACGACGATGCCGAAGGCGGGCCCGCCGAGCACCGGGCTGCTGAGTTTCCCCACGTCGGCCTGGGTGCGCAGGAGCAGCTCGCGGTCCACGGCGGCGAACGCCTCCGCCGTCGCGGGGACCTTCAGCCGGGTGGCCATCCTGCGCACCATCCGCCGCACCTTGTCGCGGTCGCTCGCCTCGGGCGGCCCGCTCTGCAGGACGGCCCGGTGGAACAGGCCCCGGGCGCGCGGGCTTGCCAGTAGCGCGCCGATGCTGATGGCTCCGGCCGATTCGCCGAAGACGGTCACGCGGCCGGGGTCTCCGCCGAACTGGGTGATGGACCGGTGCACCCACTCCAGCGCGGCGAGCTGGTCGCGCAGCCCCGGGTTGGCGGGCGCGTCCGGGAAGAGGCCGTAACCCTCCACTCCCAGACGGTAGTTGAAGGAGACGAAGACAACGCCGTCGCGCGCGAAGGCGCGCCCGTCGTAGACGGGCACGGCCGAGGAGCCGCGGGTCAGGGCCCCGCCGTGGATCCACACCATGACGGGGAGCCGGGCGCCGGGGCCCGGCTCCGGCGTCCACACATTGAGGTTGAGGCAGTCGTCGCCGGGCACGACGGGGTCGGCGAGGAGCCGCGCGAACGCCTCCGAGTACGGCGGCTTGGGCGGCGTAGGCCCGAACGCGCCCGCGTCACGCACCCCGTCCCAGGGCTCGGGCGGCTCCGGTGGCCGGAAGCGGCGGGGGCCGAACGGCGGTGCCGCGTACGGAATGCCGCGGAAGACGGCGATCCCGTTCTCGTACCGGCCGCGCACCGCTCCGTACGGGGTGGCGACCTCCGGGTCCTCCGTCCGGGACACCGGGTCCACCGCGTCCACCGCCATCCGACCACCAGCTCCTCACCGCGCCGCGAATCGTTCACATCAGAGCATCACATCACCTCCCGGTATTCCTGCGGACGTCCCCGTTTGGCGGACGTACCGCGTGCTGAACGTGCTATTTGGCGTACATCAGCGTCCCGAAGCCGGTCTGGTCGAAGCCTCCGCTGGTCGAGCCGTAGTCACCGCCGCCGCCCTCGGGGCGGACGCTCTCGGCCATGGCGGTGATGTACGGGACGTCGAGGCCCCTGCGGCGCGCGTAGTGGTAGTGGAGGATGTCCCACACCGGCCGGACCTGGCCGCGTGAGCCGCTGGAGATCACCGTCTGCTCGCTGTAGGCGCAGCTCTGTCCGGTGCCCCAGCTGTAGGTGGTGAAGGGCACGTCGTAGCCCAGGTTGTACTTGGCGACGTACTGCGCGGCCTTCATGAACCGGTTGCTGTCGTAGCCGTACAGGTCGTCGCCCTGCGACCAGGCCATCTCGCAGAACGCGCCCATCTGGCCCATGCCCATCATGGTGTGCCCCTGGTCGCGGCCCGACTCCTGCCACTGGCCGAGGTCGTAGCCGTCCACGTCGCCGTAGAGGAAGGGGACGGCGTGTGCGAGGGAGCCGTTGCCCGCGCCGTTCTTGAAGTAGTTCACCGCCTGGTCGTACTTCGCGGCGTCGTCGCACAGGATGCCGATGGCCAGGATCGAGTTCATGTTGCACAGATCCCAGTTGGCCCAGTAGTTGGTGATGCAGGCGGTGTTGTGGTTGAGCAGGAAGTCGTTGTTGAGCGGGTAGAAGACGTCGAGCATCATCGTCTTGAACGCGTCGAGGTCGAACCCGCTGTAGCCACGCATGAGTTCGGCGGCGTTCGCGAACTGGTAGCCGTAGATCCCGGCGGCCAGGAACCGGTCGGCGTTGCCCGTGACGGTGGTCAGGGTGGACGACCAGGCGTTGAGGATCTTCACGGCCGTGGCGCCGTTCGCGGTCGTTCCCGCGATCTTCCAGCGCAGCGCGTTCTGGTAGGCGGCGTGGATGTCGTTGTAGAGGATGCCGTAGTTCTCGCCGGTCCCGCCGCGGATGATCGTGGCCTGCGGGTTCGGCGTCCAGGTGCTCGCCGAGTGGCTGTTGGCGGTGAGGCGGTTCCAGCCGGAGAGCCACGGGTCGTCGCCCGCGGCGACCCGTACCTTGGCGCGGTTGAGTTCGCCGTAGGCGTGCAGCATTCCGGGGTGGGTGAAGGTCGCCGGTGCGGCGTCCGCGGTGGTGCCGGTGAGGGCGGTGGCGGACGCTCCGACGGCCAGGGCTGCGCTGAGCCCGCCGGCGGTCCTGAGCAGACCCCGACGGCTCAACTCCCCTGGCCTGTCTTGCGTGTGGGGGTTTGTGATGCGGCTCATCACTCTTGCATCTCCAATCCTCTGGAGGATTCGCGGCCGCGCGGCCGCTAGGTGGGGGTGATGCTCACCTCTTCGAAGTGCGAGGTGCTGTGGGCCAAGGGGTCTCGGGAGCAGACCACCAGACCCACGTAATAGGGGGCGTCACCGAAGCCGGGGATCTCGCCCGTGGCGAGGGGGGTCCAGGTGGCGCCGTCATCGGTGGACACGGCGGCGGCGAAGGCGGTCCCGGTCCGCGTCAGCCGCAGCAGGCAGGGCAGGCCGGTGGTTCCCGCCGCCCCGGTGAAGGCGGAGGCGCCCGCGACCGTCTTGCGGAGCATGAGCTGCGGCGTCCCGGCCGCGCTCGTCCCGCCACTGGTCACGATCGCCCCGGCCGCCTGGTCGAACGGCGACAGGGACTTGGTCATCAGCAGCCCCACCCGGTCGGCCGTCACCGCGCCCGCGCGGGACACGAGCCGGGCGGTGATCGCGCAGTCGCCGCTCACCGGGCGACGTACGAACTGCCCTGTCATTCCTTGGCCGTTGACATTCAGGTCGGTTCCGGACCCACGCACGACGAAGGCTGCGCCGTCGCTGCTGGTGATCCCGGGGGTCCGGACGAACACCACGCCGTACGTCCCCAACTCCCGCTCGTCGACCACGACATCGCCGAGATCGCCGTACGACCATGGAGCGGGCGGGGGTGTGCCGACGGTGAGGGCGAGGTCGGAGGCAACGGTGCCGGAGGCGTTCGAGGCGGCCGTCGTCACCGTGAACTCGCCTGATTCCAGCGGGATTCCGGAGATGAGTCCGGTACGCCGGTCGACGCGCAGCCCTCGCGGCAGACCCGCGGCGGAGAAGCGCACCGGCTCGTGCGAGGCCCTGATCAGATGCCGGAAGGGGACGCCTTGGTTGGCGAACGCGATCGCGGAGGAGAGGACACCCGGCACCGACGGCGTCGGCATCACCGCGCTGACGCTCGCCGAACGCGGGCCGTGCCCCGTCGTGTTGGTCTTCACGACCTTGTAGTGGTACGTCCGTCCGGGCGTCCCGGTCGCGTCGACGTACCGCGTCCGCGTGCCGAACCCGACGGGCCCCACGCCGGTGGCGATCTTCCCGTAGGCCCCGTCGGGGCTGTCGGCTCGCATCACCGCGTACCTGGCCGACAGGTCCGGGTCGGTCCAGGTCAGCTCGATGGCGTCGGCCGTCGCCGCCGCCCGCGGGTCGGTGGCGGTGCGGGCGGGGCGCGGGACGGACCAGACCGCTCCGGCCGAGGACGTCACGCTGACGTTGTCGAAGGCGCCGGTGCCGGTCTCGGCGTACGAGGCGTCGACGCCCAGGCAGGAGGTGAGCACGAGACCGGCGTACGCCGTGCGCCCCAACTCGACGTCGGTGGAGCTGACTTCGGTCCACTCGACGCCGTCCGGGGAGAGGGATCCGGTGCAGCGGTTGCCGCGGCGCTCGACGCGCACCCAGTAGGGCTTCCGGAGCCGGTAGCCGTCGCCCGCCCCTTCCACGTAGGGCGCGGTCAGGGGTGTCGCCGACTCGGGAAGCGTGCCGAGGGCGGAGATCGGGAAGGAGGCGCCGGTGGTGATCGCCTGCCGCTGGGACGGCGGGACGGGGGTGCTGCCGGTGCCGGTGGTCTGCCCGCCCCCTGACGTCCGGGTGGTCCACACCCCGCTCCAGGTGTGCAGCGGCAGCCCCTGGATCAGCATCGAGGCGTGCGCCGCGTCCGCCGCCAGGGAGCCACGGACGCTCACGCCCACCTTGGAGTACTGCGAGCTGAGCGGATGCACGACCCGCGCCGTGATCACGCCGTCCCCGCGCAGCGGCAGCCGCACGAAACGGAACGCGTCGGCCGTGTCACCGATGTCCGCCCCGCCCGCTTCGAGAAGGAACCGCTC containing:
- a CDS encoding carboxylesterase/lipase family protein, which produces MAVDAVDPVSRTEDPEVATPYGAVRGRYENGIAVFRGIPYAAPPFGPRRFRPPEPPEPWDGVRDAGAFGPTPPKPPYSEAFARLLADPVVPGDDCLNLNVWTPEPGPGARLPVMVWIHGGALTRGSSAVPVYDGRAFARDGVVFVSFNYRLGVEGYGLFPDAPANPGLRDQLAALEWVHRSITQFGGDPGRVTVFGESAGAISIGALLASPRARGLFHRAVLQSGPPEASDRDKVRRMVRRMATRLKVPATAEAFAAVDRELLLRTQADVGKLSSPVLGGPAFGIVVDGDVVPRDPLEALVEGAAPDIDLLLGWTSEEYRLWLVPGGLLERVDLLGPVALAGAMARCHCGHEVPRGYRAIHPDAGTADLVGQMVTDHLLRVPLHRLADARRGRTPAYVYEFAWPSNVPDLGACHALELGFVFDTADVPESAKLAGPGAPQELAEAMHTAWVRFAVDGDPGWAAWDASHPVRIFGTGEPHTVHGPRDRELALWDAESGKVPGTPAGLSESTTTARGPAGSSSRATAPLSAVRRFRRSGGAGRW
- a CDS encoding alginate lyase family protein yields the protein MTHGPSRRGFLGGSAALLLASGASTLLVSGTVRAATDSGFTHPGLLHSADDLARMKAAVADRQSPVYEGYLALAAHARSSATYTVQNTGQITSWGRGPSNFMSQAVADSAAAYQNALMWCVTGERAHADKARDILNAWSASLTAITGADGQLGAGLQAFKFINAAELLRRSGYDGWADTDIARCEDSFLRVWYPSVSGYMLYANGNWDLTAIQTILAIGVFCENRTLFEDALRFAAAGAGDGSVPHRIVTDAGQGQESGRDQGHEQLAVGLLADSAQVAWNQGVDLYGHLDHRILANVEYAARYNLGGDVPFTPDLDRTGKYIKTTVSAVSRGNLPPIYEMVYAHYAGVRGLDAPYTRQVLFRGSGGTRVVEGGNDDLPSWGTLTYAGAQASPATPTAPAGLFATGDDNAVTVSWLPSAWASTYTVRRSTDPEGPYESLAAGVESATYTDRSVRAGRTYHYTVSATNARGESGGSGAITATAGLPGPWDSDDVGEVRRAGAAVFDGERFLLEAGGADIGDTADAFRFVRLPLRGDGVITARVVHPLSSQYSKVGVSVRGSLAADAAHASMLIQGLPLHTWSGVWTTRTSGGGQTTGTGSTPVPPSQRQAITTGASFPISALGTLPESATPLTAPYVEGAGDGYRLRKPYWVRVERRGNRCTGSLSPDGVEWTEVSSTDVELGRTAYAGLVLTSCLGVDASYAETGTGAFDNVSVTSSAGAVWSVPRPARTATDPRAAATADAIELTWTDPDLSARYAVMRADSPDGAYGKIATGVGPVGFGTRTRYVDATGTPGRTYHYKVVKTNTTGHGPRSASVSAVMPTPSVPGVLSSAIAFANQGVPFRHLIRASHEPVRFSAAGLPRGLRVDRRTGLISGIPLESGEFTVTTAASNASGTVASDLALTVGTPPPAPWSYGDLGDVVVDERELGTYGVVFVRTPGITSSDGAAFVVRGSGTDLNVNGQGMTGQFVRRPVSGDCAITARLVSRAGAVTADRVGLLMTKSLSPFDQAAGAIVTSGGTSAAGTPQLMLRKTVAGASAFTGAAGTTGLPCLLRLTRTGTAFAAAVSTDDGATWTPLATGEIPGFGDAPYYVGLVVCSRDPLAHSTSHFEEVSITPT
- a CDS encoding alginate lyase family protein, which produces MSRITNPHTQDRPGELSRRGLLRTAGGLSAALAVGASATALTGTTADAAPATFTHPGMLHAYGELNRAKVRVAAGDDPWLSGWNRLTANSHSASTWTPNPQATIIRGGTGENYGILYNDIHAAYQNALRWKIAGTTANGATAVKILNAWSSTLTTVTGNADRFLAAGIYGYQFANAAELMRGYSGFDLDAFKTMMLDVFYPLNNDFLLNHNTACITNYWANWDLCNMNSILAIGILCDDAAKYDQAVNYFKNGAGNGSLAHAVPFLYGDVDGYDLGQWQESGRDQGHTMMGMGQMGAFCEMAWSQGDDLYGYDSNRFMKAAQYVAKYNLGYDVPFTTYSWGTGQSCAYSEQTVISSGSRGQVRPVWDILHYHYARRRGLDVPYITAMAESVRPEGGGGDYGSTSGGFDQTGFGTLMYAK
- a CDS encoding LacI family DNA-binding transcriptional regulator yields the protein MTRKSTTDTGGRHTIRDVAAHAGVSASTVSRVLGGEYPVSTTTRTRVMRAVRDLDYVADARAKAIAGAGTPTLAFVLDDITGPSFAHMAHGVEREATRLGHLCLVCSTDGDAEHQLEFIEMMRAQRAAAVILVGGATDTAEYRERMARIADSLASAGSRLVLCGRPPLAPGTPVTVIEYDNEGGAYALCAHVLAQGHRRVLFLGGLADNTTAQGRESGYLAAHRARGLDPDPALRLYGDFTRDSGHRLMRQALTQGLEFTAVMASTDMVASGALTALHEAGLRVPADVSLAGYDDIAFARDLHPPLTTVHVPYEELGRLAVRTALGRTPDAPNEHLLLGTHVVIRDSVAPVERGTVSDGGPDGVPTSPPPGAAGATEAAYG